From one Geoalkalibacter halelectricus genomic stretch:
- a CDS encoding PAS domain-containing sensor histidine kinase: MEMHSLTTCHAPPERADGEELRVQAGLFARNDLSRELLDAVPTLLAILNAQRQIVFSNRALLNFLATTDESTGRGLRPGELFGCTNARLMPAGCGTAEACRTCGAVNAILNGLAGRGDSQEYRLTRQDQGHHQALDLRIHTTPLRHQNQQFVVFTIEDISHQKRRSALERIFFHDILNLAGSVQGFCQLLADQPGDPDAPEMLRLIDSASSQVVEEIKAQRTLLAAENRELQVNFEPLNARAMIVQAMETYRRHPSAQGKQILTESNGQDLWFQSDPTLLGRVLGNMVKNALEACREGETVRAGCRLANDYVQFWVHNPAAIPRDIQLQLFQRSFSTKGPGRGLGTYSMRLLTEEYLDGTISFTSTPEEGTTFQAAFPLNLPFAPPRGA; this comes from the coding sequence ATGGAAATGCACTCGCTTACGACCTGCCATGCGCCCCCCGAGCGTGCCGACGGCGAAGAGCTTAGGGTCCAGGCCGGGCTGTTTGCTCGCAACGATTTGAGCCGCGAACTGCTTGACGCCGTTCCCACCCTGCTCGCTATCCTCAACGCCCAGCGGCAGATCGTGTTCAGCAACCGCGCCCTGTTGAATTTTCTCGCCACCACCGACGAGAGCACCGGTCGCGGCCTGCGCCCGGGCGAGCTGTTCGGCTGCACCAACGCGCGGCTCATGCCCGCGGGCTGCGGCACCGCCGAGGCCTGCCGCACCTGCGGCGCGGTCAACGCCATTCTCAACGGACTCGCCGGCCGCGGCGACAGCCAGGAATACCGCCTGACGCGCCAGGACCAGGGCCACCACCAAGCCCTCGACCTGCGCATCCACACCACACCCCTGAGGCACCAAAACCAACAGTTCGTGGTCTTTACCATCGAGGACATCAGCCACCAGAAGCGTCGCTCGGCCCTGGAACGCATCTTTTTTCACGACATTCTCAATCTGGCCGGCAGCGTGCAGGGCTTCTGCCAACTGCTCGCCGACCAGCCCGGGGATCCCGACGCCCCGGAAATGCTGCGCCTCATCGATTCGGCCTCCTCGCAGGTCGTCGAGGAGATCAAGGCCCAGCGCACCCTGCTCGCCGCGGAAAACCGCGAATTGCAGGTCAACTTCGAACCCCTCAACGCCCGGGCCATGATTGTGCAGGCCATGGAAACCTACCGCCGCCATCCCAGCGCCCAAGGAAAGCAGATCCTGACCGAATCAAACGGCCAGGATCTCTGGTTCCAAAGCGACCCGACCCTGCTCGGACGGGTTTTGGGCAACATGGTAAAAAACGCCCTCGAGGCCTGCCGCGAGGGCGAAACGGTCCGCGCCGGCTGCCGCCTGGCCAATGATTACGTGCAGTTTTGGGTGCATAACCCCGCGGCCATCCCCCGCGACATCCAGCTACAACTCTTTCAGCGCTCCTTTTCCACCAAGGGGCCGGGACGCGGTTTGGGCACCTACAGCATGCGCCTGCTTACCGAGGAGTATCTGGACGGCACCATCTCCTTTACCTCAACGCCCGAGGAGGGCACCACCTTTCAGGCCGCCTTTCCCCTCAACCTGCCCTTCGCCCCACCCCGCGGAGCCTGA